One genomic segment of Vulgatibacter sp. includes these proteins:
- a CDS encoding HD domain-containing phosphohydrolase: MSQPVSAPDAPRILIVDDDAAVRDVISVLLMEEGYDSITAIDADGALDAVAAEDTHLVISDLKMPGRDGMWLLDQLRKDHPDTAVIMLTGFGDTENAVECLRRGAVDYLLKPPKVTDLIRAIERALARRRVEVARKRYQRTLERRVLEKTSELTSALREVENAYTNTLYALVSALDAREHETSDHSQRVVRYTTAIARILGVAEPELGEMARGALLHDIGKIGVPDAILLKPGPLNSTEWEEMRRHPDIGFQILRSIPFLRQPAEVVLSHQERFDGRGYPRGLKGEEIPLGARIFAVADTLDAMTSDRPYRQGTTFAAARAEIVRCAGTQFDPQVVRAFEELSDADLAELRKRPSDPKQGWGQVPVGQVGQLASAVANAAAAAGMPVVGLGLDRRERDRSSERVVLTSNG; this comes from the coding sequence ATGTCGCAGCCGGTTTCTGCGCCCGATGCACCGCGGATCCTCATCGTCGACGACGATGCGGCGGTCCGCGACGTCATCTCCGTGCTCCTGATGGAGGAGGGGTACGACTCCATCACGGCGATCGACGCGGACGGCGCCCTCGACGCGGTGGCGGCGGAGGATACCCACCTCGTCATCTCCGATCTGAAGATGCCGGGCCGCGACGGGATGTGGCTCCTCGACCAGCTGCGCAAGGACCACCCGGACACCGCGGTGATCATGCTCACCGGCTTCGGGGACACCGAGAACGCGGTGGAGTGCCTGCGCCGCGGCGCCGTCGACTACCTGCTCAAGCCGCCCAAGGTCACCGACCTCATCCGTGCCATCGAGCGGGCGCTGGCGAGGCGCCGGGTGGAGGTGGCCCGCAAGCGCTACCAGCGCACGCTGGAGCGGCGGGTGCTGGAGAAGACCTCGGAGCTCACCTCCGCCCTGCGCGAGGTCGAGAACGCCTACACCAACACGCTCTACGCCCTGGTCTCCGCCCTCGACGCACGCGAGCACGAGACCTCCGATCACTCGCAGCGGGTGGTTCGCTACACCACCGCCATCGCCCGGATCCTCGGGGTGGCCGAGCCGGAGCTCGGCGAGATGGCGCGGGGCGCGCTCCTCCACGACATCGGCAAGATCGGCGTGCCCGACGCGATCCTGCTCAAGCCGGGTCCCTTGAACTCCACCGAGTGGGAGGAGATGCGGCGCCACCCGGACATCGGCTTCCAGATCCTCCGCAGCATCCCCTTCCTCCGGCAGCCGGCGGAGGTGGTGCTCAGCCACCAGGAGCGCTTCGACGGCCGCGGCTACCCGCGGGGCCTGAAGGGCGAGGAGATCCCGCTGGGCGCGCGGATCTTCGCGGTGGCGGACACCCTCGACGCGATGACCTCCGACCGTCCCTACCGGCAGGGCACCACCTTCGCCGCGGCGCGGGCGGAGATCGTGCGCTGCGCCGGCACGCAATTCGATCCGCAGGTGGTGCGGGCCTTCGAGGAGCTCAGCGACGCCGACCTCGCCGAGCTGCGCAAGCGCCCCTCCGATCCGAAGCAGGGCTGGGGGCAGGTGCCGGTGGGGCAGGTGGGGCAGCTCGCCTCCGCCGTGGCCAACGCCGCAGCCGCTGCAGGGATGCCGGTGGTGGGGCTCGGCCTCGACCGCCGCGAGCGGGACCGCTCGAGCGAGCGGGTGGTGCTCACCAGCAACGGTTGA
- the thiO gene encoding glycine oxidase ThiO, producing the protein MIYDSVVIGGGVMGSAIALRLSQAGQRVLVLEKAVPGAEASSAAGGILGAQIEGEADGPLFRLCLASREAYGALAAELRESTGIDVGYRHCGLLKVALAGDDLGPLAEKMAWQRRIGLEVEELAGEEVRRLEPDLASEVAMGLHFPKETQIDPRQLVQALPLAAQRAGATFRAALVRKVLVEDGRAVGVELDGETVRAGAVVVAAGAWTSLVEGIGLPHDAVKPVRGQMLKLALRGLGLRRIVFTPRGYLVPRGDGTVLTGSTMEHVGFDKRVTAGGVASILTNALATAPSLAGAELVESWSGLRPAPADGLPLIGATAAQGLFLASGHYRNGILLMPETARLVAETVLSGREPEALLPFSPRRFAH; encoded by the coding sequence ATGATCTACGACAGCGTGGTGATCGGCGGCGGCGTGATGGGCAGCGCGATTGCGCTCCGGCTCTCCCAGGCGGGACAGCGGGTCCTCGTGCTGGAGAAGGCCGTCCCCGGGGCGGAGGCCTCGAGCGCCGCCGGCGGGATCCTCGGCGCCCAGATCGAGGGCGAGGCGGACGGCCCGCTCTTCCGGCTCTGCCTCGCCTCCCGCGAGGCGTACGGCGCCCTCGCCGCGGAGCTGCGGGAGAGCACCGGCATCGACGTGGGCTACCGGCACTGCGGCCTGCTCAAGGTGGCCCTCGCCGGCGACGACCTCGGCCCCCTCGCCGAAAAGATGGCGTGGCAGCGGCGGATCGGCCTCGAGGTGGAGGAGCTCGCAGGCGAAGAGGTGCGGCGCCTCGAGCCCGACCTCGCCAGCGAGGTGGCGATGGGGCTCCACTTCCCGAAGGAGACCCAGATCGATCCCCGGCAGCTGGTGCAGGCACTGCCCCTTGCGGCGCAACGCGCCGGCGCCACCTTCCGCGCGGCGCTGGTGCGCAAGGTGCTCGTGGAGGACGGCAGGGCGGTCGGCGTGGAGCTCGACGGCGAGACCGTGCGTGCCGGCGCGGTGGTGGTGGCAGCCGGCGCCTGGACCTCGCTCGTGGAGGGGATCGGCCTGCCCCACGACGCGGTGAAGCCGGTCCGGGGCCAGATGCTCAAGCTCGCCCTGCGCGGCCTCGGCCTGCGGCGGATCGTCTTCACGCCCCGCGGCTACCTGGTGCCCCGGGGCGACGGCACCGTGCTCACCGGCTCGACCATGGAGCACGTCGGCTTCGACAAGCGGGTGACCGCAGGCGGCGTCGCTTCGATCCTGACGAACGCGCTCGCCACCGCACCGTCCCTCGCCGGCGCCGAGCTGGTGGAGAGCTGGTCGGGCCTGCGCCCGGCGCCGGCAGACGGCCTGCCGCTCATCGGCGCCACCGCGGCGCAGGGGCTCTTCCTCGCCAGCGGCCACTACCGCAACGGCATCCTCCTCATGCCGGAGACCGCCCGCCTCGTCGCCGAGACGGTGCTCTCCGGCAGGGAGCCGGAAGCGCTCCTGCCCTTCTCGCCCCGCCGCTTCGCGCACTGA
- a CDS encoding aldehyde dehydrogenase family protein has protein sequence MVTTQADTARPPAGGPPNLVDGEIRNTEPATGRALPPLRIHSPAEVRAVVERARAAQRRWAALTWKEREKKLLAFRSLLVDRAEEVVELLMKESGKPRLEALTHEVFPISDLTHFFARRAKKILKDESIGLHLFGPLKRSHLRYEPRGVVGVISPWNFPFSIPMGDVVMALAARNAVVVKPSEWTPRILLKAQELVWEAGIDPDLFGVVLGGAETGAALLDAGIDMMIFTGSVATGRKVGAACGERLIPFVAELGGKDPAIVLPDVKIEDVARQVVWGSFANSGQICASVERVLVHESIYEPFVARVVELTKALRQGDPAAAGREHVDLGAMVVPGQLETVKRHVEEAKEKGAKILTGGKAHVEGGARFFEPTVVVDVTPEMRIWREETFGPCLPIRKFRDEEEAIAEANDSPFGLSAYVFSKNVSRAERIANRIHAGTVMINDVLYTHALPETPWGGVKQSGIGRVHGLQGLKDLCEIRHVNQPRVSMLPLWMYPYREKTFGLFATAMRKLFKGPFG, from the coding sequence ATGGTCACCACCCAGGCCGACACCGCCCGCCCGCCTGCAGGCGGCCCGCCCAACCTCGTCGACGGCGAGATCCGCAACACCGAGCCCGCCACCGGCAGGGCGCTGCCGCCGCTGCGGATCCATTCGCCGGCGGAGGTGCGGGCGGTGGTGGAGCGGGCCCGCGCCGCGCAGAGGCGCTGGGCGGCGCTCACCTGGAAGGAGCGCGAGAAGAAGCTCCTCGCCTTCCGTTCCCTCCTCGTCGACCGCGCCGAGGAGGTGGTCGAGCTCCTGATGAAGGAGAGCGGCAAGCCCCGGCTCGAGGCCCTCACCCACGAGGTCTTCCCGATCTCCGACCTGACCCATTTCTTTGCCAGGCGGGCGAAGAAGATCCTGAAGGACGAGTCGATCGGCCTCCACCTCTTCGGCCCCTTGAAGCGCAGCCACCTGCGCTACGAGCCCCGGGGCGTGGTCGGGGTGATCAGCCCCTGGAACTTCCCCTTCTCGATCCCGATGGGCGACGTGGTGATGGCCCTCGCCGCCAGGAACGCGGTGGTGGTGAAGCCCTCGGAGTGGACCCCGCGGATCCTCCTCAAGGCGCAGGAGCTGGTCTGGGAGGCGGGGATCGATCCCGACCTCTTCGGCGTGGTCCTCGGCGGCGCGGAGACCGGGGCGGCGCTCCTCGACGCCGGCATCGACATGATGATCTTCACCGGCTCGGTGGCCACCGGCCGCAAGGTCGGCGCCGCCTGCGGCGAGCGGCTCATCCCCTTCGTCGCCGAGCTGGGCGGCAAGGATCCGGCGATCGTCCTGCCCGACGTGAAGATCGAGGACGTGGCCCGGCAGGTGGTCTGGGGTTCCTTCGCCAACTCCGGCCAGATCTGCGCCTCGGTCGAGCGCGTCCTCGTCCACGAGTCGATCTACGAGCCCTTCGTGGCGCGGGTGGTGGAGCTGACGAAGGCGCTTCGCCAGGGCGATCCCGCCGCGGCGGGCAGGGAGCACGTGGACCTCGGCGCGATGGTGGTCCCCGGCCAGCTCGAGACCGTGAAGCGCCATGTGGAGGAGGCGAAGGAGAAGGGGGCGAAGATCCTCACCGGCGGCAAGGCGCACGTGGAGGGTGGGGCGCGCTTCTTCGAGCCAACGGTGGTGGTCGACGTCACCCCGGAGATGCGGATCTGGCGGGAGGAGACCTTCGGCCCCTGCCTGCCCATCCGCAAATTCCGCGACGAGGAGGAGGCGATCGCCGAGGCCAACGACAGCCCCTTCGGCCTCTCCGCCTACGTCTTCTCGAAGAACGTCTCCCGGGCCGAGCGGATCGCGAACCGGATCCACGCGGGCACGGTGATGATCAACGACGTGCTCTACACCCACGCGCTTCCCGAGACGCCGTGGGGCGGGGTGAAGCAGTCGGGGATCGGCCGGGTCCACGGGCTGCAGGGGCTGAAAGATCTCTGCGAGATCCGCCACGTGAACCAGCCGCGGGTCTCGATGCTCCCGCTCTGGATGTATCCCTACCGGGAGAAGACCTTCGGCCTCTTCGCCACGGCGATGCGCAAGCTCTTCAAGGGGCCGTTCGGTTAA
- a CDS encoding AAA family ATPase — translation MEARHEIAVRHRCDRFVIRQDRRAGVQVVVKRALSERGCELLRHEAEVLRLVEGPGAVRLLGTEGSPACRTLVLEDAGPATLRERLEAGHLPVEEALGIALQLAQTLGRLHARGLVHGAVAPARVALGPHHRATLLHFEEAAPPGTAPPLEPAALGRSLAWIAPEQTGHMGRSVDARSDLYALGSILYAMLVGTPPFPSADPLELVHAHLAQVPVLASIAEPRVPPAVAAIAQKLLEKAPDRRYQSAEGLAADLELALRQWRAQGDVEAFELGHGDLIHELPLPHALYGREAERAALLRAFEDAAAGGVRVVLVEGEPGVGKTSLVDDLAALVARRGARFGAGKAAVRSSNVPYQPLAQALRTLLSSGDAAGSPPEELRRTLAAAGRTPLELVPELRALVGELPAGQANLGAAEAEQRIRLAFQALVRWLSRRDEPLVLFLDDLQWADEASLLGFQALASDPDAHDLLLVGSVRPSETPPGHALHRVVAKLESLGLQLVRCELRPLDEAAVRAFLADALRAAPERVAPLADLISARTRGNPFFLRQLVRSLQRQRLLLYDSSNRTWNWELERIERVGITTNVADLLAARIGALPNGPQEVLQVSACVGPELLPSLLRDLLALSPTSLEEHLGLLAREGHLVDAGAGRLRFVHDRVQQAAYESLQPARRCELHRRIGRALLASCGEERIFHAVDQLNLGAERSEGPAARLERAILNQRAGTRARASAAHGSALGYFTIALELLDGIEAPRPLRYQLHRDAAEDAYLGGQVELSERLAREGRRFAAGIEASSALEAQRIAARMQAGRLQEALEIGAEALRALLGIELPAAGDRAASTAAQQERIETLLAGRSPEFLLERPFDAPPEERAFQLLVSRMLAPAFVADHELNTFLSAFSVAHILEQGLSPFSIPCLASYPRLLAASDAFELAERFGRAAVDLAHRSGFLPAEATARIFEATMVIAWRQSYALSVAALREAFRLGVECGELGEAVNARSAIAITGWLAGTELARVLADIDEGLSFGKRVGSQPLALYLTTMRQLVRSLQGGTIAPGRLGADEEEDAALEERVLEIGAMAEVPYRIFRGQAALLFRDFADARRQLALALPDLAGQRGYPLSTEHTFSTARLALSDPDGPVDLPFARWARDRFLVWEQSCPDNFRHRRLLLDAEIARVEGRDVDAGVLFDRSIESARRGGLLHDAALANELAGRHFLALGLERVAGLYLSEARSLYGRWGATGKVRALDEEPGLAALLREGRPGGPQQGSGSLDVRSMLEAIETISGEIRIERLLPRLVEVCIRAVGAERGVLVLEEDGAPVVRAEGSADRPVRLQQTPLAEAKEIPRATIERVRRQRTPLVLDDTSGSVDDPWLQARPAGSLLAFPIRRKEELLGTFCFGNSLATHAFTTDRVRTLQLLAPEIAVAIENARLFRTVQEEIEERRRAEASLRFLADASVLLAGSLEYEETLEHLAHLAVPALADWCVVDLLGEHGAIRRVAAAHAEPRKEPLLEELRRCFPPTLDSPQPAGEVLRSGEPRLYEVLEGDALAAVARDEKHVELLRSLGLRSAMALPLVARGRVLGAMTFAAGAARRIYTEADLRLAEELARRAALAIDNARLYRMSREAIQVREDFLSVASHELKTPITSMSVAIGSQLRRSAGGGDASLQRTLATTARGLKRLNHLVDQLLDVSQIGSGSLELHLEPVELASVVAEVVESARESIERSGSTLELDAPVPIRGRWDRRRVAEVVASLLDNAVKFGEGKRIRIHTGASDGMAILEVHDRGAGIDPERLPSIFDRFERAVSSRHFGGWGLGLYLVRRIVEAHHGTVAAESAPGQGSTFIVRLPLAP, via the coding sequence ATGGAAGCGCGCCACGAGATTGCGGTTCGCCACCGCTGCGACCGTTTCGTCATCCGCCAGGATCGGCGGGCTGGCGTGCAGGTGGTGGTGAAGCGTGCGCTCTCGGAACGTGGGTGCGAGCTGCTGCGCCACGAGGCGGAGGTGCTCCGCCTGGTCGAGGGGCCCGGCGCGGTCCGGCTCCTCGGCACCGAGGGCAGCCCGGCCTGCAGGACCCTCGTCCTCGAGGATGCGGGCCCCGCCACCCTCCGCGAGCGGCTCGAGGCGGGCCACCTTCCGGTGGAGGAGGCACTGGGGATCGCGCTCCAGCTCGCGCAGACGCTGGGAAGGCTCCACGCGCGGGGGCTGGTCCACGGGGCGGTGGCGCCGGCGCGCGTCGCGCTCGGGCCGCACCACCGCGCGACCCTCCTCCACTTCGAGGAGGCGGCCCCGCCAGGCACCGCGCCGCCCCTCGAACCGGCGGCGCTCGGACGGAGCCTCGCATGGATCGCCCCGGAGCAGACCGGCCACATGGGCCGTTCCGTCGACGCACGCTCGGACCTCTACGCCCTGGGCTCGATCCTCTACGCGATGCTCGTGGGCACGCCGCCCTTCCCCTCCGCCGACCCCCTCGAGCTGGTCCACGCCCACCTCGCCCAGGTCCCGGTCCTCGCCTCCATCGCCGAGCCGCGGGTTCCACCAGCGGTCGCCGCGATCGCCCAGAAGCTCCTCGAGAAGGCGCCCGACCGGCGCTACCAGAGCGCGGAGGGGCTCGCGGCGGATCTGGAGCTGGCCCTCCGGCAGTGGCGAGCGCAGGGCGACGTCGAAGCCTTCGAGCTGGGACACGGCGACCTGATCCACGAGCTGCCCCTGCCGCATGCGCTCTACGGGCGCGAGGCGGAACGGGCGGCGCTGTTGCGGGCCTTCGAGGACGCGGCGGCTGGCGGGGTCCGGGTGGTCCTGGTCGAAGGGGAGCCCGGCGTGGGCAAGACCTCCCTCGTCGACGATCTCGCGGCGCTGGTGGCGCGGCGCGGGGCGCGCTTCGGCGCCGGCAAGGCAGCGGTGCGTTCCTCCAACGTCCCCTACCAGCCGCTGGCACAGGCGCTTCGCACCCTCCTCTCCTCCGGCGACGCCGCGGGTAGCCCGCCCGAGGAGCTCCGGCGAACCCTCGCCGCCGCGGGCCGGACGCCGCTCGAGCTGGTGCCGGAGCTGCGGGCGCTGGTCGGCGAACTGCCCGCGGGGCAGGCCAACCTCGGTGCGGCGGAGGCCGAGCAGCGCATCCGCCTCGCCTTCCAGGCGCTGGTTCGCTGGCTCTCCCGGAGAGACGAGCCGCTGGTCCTCTTCCTCGACGACCTCCAATGGGCCGACGAGGCCTCGCTCCTCGGCTTCCAGGCACTCGCGAGCGATCCGGACGCCCACGACCTGCTGCTGGTCGGCAGCGTGCGCCCATCGGAGACGCCGCCGGGGCATGCGCTCCATCGCGTCGTCGCGAAGCTGGAATCCCTCGGCCTGCAGCTGGTTCGATGCGAGCTCCGTCCGCTCGACGAGGCGGCGGTCCGCGCCTTCCTCGCAGACGCGCTGCGGGCGGCGCCGGAGCGCGTGGCTCCACTCGCCGACCTGATCTCCGCCAGGACCCGGGGGAATCCCTTCTTCCTGCGGCAGCTGGTCCGCTCGCTCCAACGCCAGCGGCTGCTGCTCTACGATTCCAGCAACCGAACCTGGAACTGGGAACTCGAACGGATCGAACGGGTGGGGATCACGACCAACGTTGCCGATCTGCTCGCCGCCCGGATCGGCGCGCTTCCGAATGGGCCACAGGAGGTGCTGCAGGTCTCCGCCTGCGTGGGGCCGGAGTTGCTCCCCTCGCTGCTGCGCGATCTGCTCGCCCTCTCCCCCACTTCGCTGGAGGAACACCTGGGCCTGCTGGCCCGTGAGGGCCACCTCGTCGATGCAGGCGCGGGACGCCTCCGCTTCGTCCACGACCGGGTGCAGCAGGCTGCCTACGAGTCGTTGCAGCCTGCGCGCCGCTGCGAGCTGCACCGCCGGATCGGCAGGGCGCTCCTCGCAAGCTGCGGCGAGGAGCGGATCTTCCACGCGGTGGATCAGCTCAACCTCGGCGCCGAGCGCTCGGAGGGGCCTGCGGCGCGGCTCGAGCGCGCGATCCTCAACCAGCGGGCAGGCACCAGGGCGCGGGCGAGCGCGGCGCACGGTTCGGCGCTCGGCTATTTCACCATCGCCCTGGAGCTGCTGGACGGCATCGAGGCACCGCGGCCGCTCCGCTACCAGCTCCACCGGGATGCTGCAGAGGACGCCTACCTGGGCGGCCAGGTGGAGCTGAGCGAGCGTCTGGCAAGGGAGGGCCGCCGCTTTGCCGCGGGGATCGAGGCGTCGTCGGCGCTCGAGGCCCAGCGGATCGCCGCGCGGATGCAAGCGGGAAGGCTGCAGGAAGCGCTGGAGATCGGCGCAGAGGCGCTGCGCGCGCTCCTCGGGATCGAGCTTCCCGCAGCCGGTGACCGCGCCGCCTCCACCGCGGCGCAGCAGGAGCGGATCGAGACCCTCCTCGCCGGGCGCTCGCCGGAGTTTCTCCTCGAGCGGCCCTTCGACGCGCCACCGGAAGAGCGCGCCTTCCAGCTGCTCGTCTCGAGGATGCTGGCGCCGGCCTTCGTCGCCGACCACGAGCTCAATACCTTTCTGAGCGCCTTCTCGGTGGCCCACATCCTCGAGCAGGGGCTCTCGCCCTTCTCCATTCCCTGCCTCGCCAGCTACCCGCGGCTCCTCGCCGCGAGCGACGCGTTCGAGCTGGCCGAACGCTTCGGCAGAGCCGCCGTCGATCTGGCGCACCGTTCGGGTTTCCTGCCGGCGGAGGCGACCGCGCGGATCTTCGAGGCGACGATGGTCATCGCCTGGAGGCAATCCTACGCGCTCTCCGTGGCGGCGCTCCGGGAGGCCTTCCGCCTCGGGGTGGAGTGCGGCGAGCTGGGCGAGGCGGTCAATGCCCGCAGCGCCATCGCCATCACCGGCTGGTTGGCGGGAACCGAACTGGCCAGGGTCCTCGCCGACATCGACGAGGGCCTCAGCTTCGGCAAGCGCGTCGGCAGCCAGCCCCTGGCGCTCTACCTCACCACGATGCGGCAGCTGGTGCGGAGCCTCCAGGGCGGGACGATCGCGCCGGGGCGCCTCGGCGCCGACGAGGAGGAGGACGCCGCGCTCGAGGAGAGGGTGCTGGAGATCGGTGCGATGGCGGAAGTGCCCTACCGCATCTTCCGGGGGCAGGCGGCGCTGCTCTTCCGCGACTTCGCCGACGCAAGGCGGCAGCTGGCGTTGGCGCTCCCCGATCTCGCGGGGCAGCGGGGCTATCCCCTTTCCACCGAGCACACCTTCTCCACGGCCCGGCTCGCGCTCTCCGATCCGGACGGCCCGGTGGACCTCCCCTTCGCGCGCTGGGCGCGCGATCGGTTCCTCGTCTGGGAGCAGAGCTGCCCAGACAACTTCCGGCACCGCCGCCTTCTCCTCGATGCGGAGATCGCCCGGGTCGAAGGCCGCGACGTCGACGCAGGCGTTCTCTTCGACCGGTCGATCGAGTCGGCGCGGCGCGGTGGCCTGCTCCACGACGCCGCCCTCGCGAACGAGCTGGCGGGACGTCATTTCCTCGCGCTGGGGCTGGAGCGCGTCGCCGGCCTCTACCTCTCCGAGGCGCGGTCGCTCTACGGCAGGTGGGGCGCCACGGGGAAGGTTCGCGCCCTCGACGAGGAGCCGGGACTCGCGGCGCTCCTTCGCGAGGGACGCCCCGGCGGGCCCCAGCAGGGAAGCGGCAGCCTCGACGTCCGCAGCATGCTGGAGGCGATCGAGACCATCTCCGGCGAAATCCGCATCGAGCGGCTGTTGCCGCGGCTCGTGGAGGTCTGCATCCGCGCGGTCGGCGCCGAGCGCGGCGTGCTCGTCCTCGAGGAGGACGGCGCTCCGGTGGTGCGGGCGGAGGGGAGCGCCGACCGGCCGGTGCGCCTGCAGCAGACGCCACTCGCGGAGGCAAAGGAGATCCCGCGCGCGACGATCGAGCGGGTCCGCAGGCAGCGGACGCCGCTGGTGCTCGACGACACCAGCGGGAGCGTCGACGATCCCTGGTTGCAGGCCAGGCCCGCGGGCTCGCTCCTCGCCTTTCCAATCCGGCGGAAGGAGGAGCTGCTCGGCACCTTCTGCTTCGGCAACTCCCTCGCCACCCATGCCTTCACCACGGATCGCGTGCGGACGCTGCAGCTCCTCGCCCCGGAGATCGCGGTGGCGATCGAGAACGCACGGCTCTTCCGCACCGTGCAGGAGGAGATCGAAGAGCGCAGGCGCGCCGAGGCCTCGCTCCGCTTCCTCGCCGACGCGAGCGTACTCCTCGCCGGTTCCCTCGAGTACGAGGAGACGCTGGAGCACCTCGCGCACCTGGCGGTGCCGGCGCTGGCGGATTGGTGCGTCGTCGATCTGCTGGGGGAGCACGGCGCCATCCGCCGGGTGGCCGCGGCCCACGCGGAGCCACGCAAGGAGCCACTGCTCGAGGAGCTGCGGCGGTGCTTTCCCCCCACCCTCGATTCACCGCAGCCTGCCGGGGAGGTGCTGCGCTCCGGCGAGCCCCGGCTCTACGAAGTGCTGGAGGGGGATGCCCTCGCCGCGGTGGCCCGCGACGAGAAACACGTGGAGCTGCTCCGCTCCCTCGGGCTGCGCAGCGCGATGGCGCTGCCCCTGGTTGCGAGGGGCCGCGTCCTCGGCGCCATGACCTTCGCCGCAGGCGCGGCCCGGCGGATCTACACCGAGGCGGATCTCCGACTGGCGGAGGAGCTCGCCCGGCGGGCAGCGCTGGCGATCGACAACGCCCGGCTCTACCGGATGTCGCGGGAGGCGATCCAGGTGCGGGAGGACTTCCTGTCGGTCGCCTCCCACGAGCTGAAGACGCCGATCACTTCGATGTCGGTCGCCATCGGCTCCCAGCTGCGGCGGAGCGCGGGTGGTGGCGATGCGTCGCTCCAGCGGACGCTGGCCACCACCGCGCGCGGGCTCAAGCGCCTCAACCACCTGGTGGATCAACTCCTCGACGTCTCGCAGATCGGCTCGGGGAGCCTCGAGCTCCACCTCGAGCCGGTGGAACTCGCCTCCGTGGTGGCGGAGGTGGTCGAGAGCGCGAGGGAGAGCATCGAGCGGAGCGGATCGACCCTCGAGCTGGATGCACCGGTGCCGATCCGGGGCCGCTGGGACAGGCGCCGCGTTGCCGAGGTGGTGGCGAGCCTGCTCGACAACGCCGTCAAATTCGGCGAGGGAAAGCGGATCCGGATCCACACCGGCGCCAGCGACGGCATGGCGATCCTCGAGGTCCACGACCGGGGCGCGGGCATCGATCCCGAGCGACTCCCCTCGATCTTCGACCGCTTCGAGCGAGCGGTCTCGAGCCGCCATTTCGGCGGCTGGGGCCTCGGCCTCTACCTCGTCCGCCGCATCGTCGAGGCCCACCACGGAACCGTCGCCGCGGAGAGCGCGCCGGGGCAGGGCTCGACCTTCATCGTGCGGCTGCCGCTGGCGCCTTAA
- the lpdA gene encoding dihydrolipoyl dehydrogenase: MYDVAIIGSGPGGYAAAIHAGQAGLKTVLIEKQKRLGGTCTLVGCIPTKAMLHSADLIEEIRHAADNGIVVQGNPSVNMGAVLAKKNKVVEQSSNGVSFLMKKNKVTVVTGFGKIAGKGKVEVTAEGGAKQTIEAKNIVIATGSVVREFPGLESDGKVVLNSDQILDLDRVPKSMIVVGAGAVGMEFASVHAAFGAKITIVELMPHLLPIEDEDVSKEMERAYKKRGIDFRLEAKVEKLERLPNGVKATVAKKDGTTEVLEAELLLSAIGRKPVTEGIGLESVGIKTDGRGFIPVSPMMETNVPGIFAIGDAVPTAMLAHLATQEALTCIDFIAGRNPPALKYEQCPGATYSSPEVASVGLTEKAARAKGYDVKVGKFPFSANGKARILGQTTGFVKIVSDTKYDEVLGVHIIGPRATDLIAEACAALRLEATTEDLARTIHPHPTVAEIMGEAAHATLGHPLHI, from the coding sequence GTGTACGACGTAGCGATCATTGGCTCGGGCCCCGGCGGTTACGCCGCCGCCATTCACGCTGGCCAGGCAGGCCTCAAGACGGTTCTCATCGAGAAGCAGAAGCGCCTCGGCGGCACCTGCACCCTCGTCGGCTGCATCCCCACCAAGGCGATGCTCCACTCCGCCGACCTCATCGAGGAGATCCGCCACGCCGCCGACAACGGCATCGTGGTCCAGGGCAACCCCTCGGTGAACATGGGCGCCGTCCTCGCCAAGAAGAACAAGGTCGTGGAGCAGAGCTCCAACGGCGTCTCCTTCCTGATGAAGAAGAACAAGGTCACCGTCGTGACCGGCTTCGGGAAGATCGCCGGCAAGGGCAAGGTCGAGGTCACCGCCGAGGGCGGCGCGAAGCAGACCATCGAGGCGAAGAACATCGTCATCGCCACCGGCTCGGTGGTCCGCGAGTTCCCCGGCCTCGAGTCCGACGGCAAGGTGGTCCTCAACTCCGACCAGATCCTCGACCTCGACCGTGTGCCGAAGTCGATGATCGTGGTGGGCGCAGGCGCCGTGGGTATGGAGTTCGCCTCGGTCCACGCCGCCTTCGGCGCGAAGATCACCATCGTCGAGCTGATGCCCCACCTCCTCCCCATCGAGGACGAGGACGTCTCCAAGGAGATGGAGCGCGCCTACAAGAAGCGCGGCATCGACTTCCGCCTCGAGGCGAAGGTCGAGAAGCTCGAGCGCCTGCCGAACGGCGTGAAGGCCACCGTGGCGAAGAAGGACGGCACCACCGAGGTCCTCGAGGCGGAGCTCCTCCTCTCGGCCATCGGCCGCAAGCCCGTCACCGAGGGGATCGGCCTCGAGAGCGTCGGCATCAAGACCGACGGCCGCGGCTTCATCCCGGTGAGCCCGATGATGGAGACCAACGTCCCGGGCATCTTCGCCATCGGCGACGCGGTCCCCACCGCCATGCTCGCCCACCTGGCCACCCAGGAGGCGCTCACCTGCATCGACTTCATCGCCGGCCGCAATCCCCCGGCGCTCAAGTACGAGCAGTGCCCCGGCGCCACCTACAGCTCCCCCGAGGTAGCCTCGGTGGGCCTCACCGAGAAGGCGGCGCGCGCCAAGGGCTACGACGTCAAGGTCGGCAAATTCCCCTTCAGCGCCAACGGCAAGGCCCGCATCCTCGGCCAGACCACCGGCTTCGTGAAGATCGTCTCGGATACGAAGTACGACGAGGTCCTGGGCGTTCACATCATCGGGCCCCGGGCGACCGACCTGATCGCCGAGGCCTGCGCGGCGCTGCGCCTCGAGGCCACCACCGAGGATCTCGCCCGCACGATCCACCCCCACCCGACGGTGGCGGAGATCATGGGCGAGGCGGCCCACGCCACGCTCGGCCACCCGCTCCACATCTGA